CGGTATGGCTCTGGAAGATGCCAGAAACTATTGCCTGATCGGCTGTGTGGAGCCAGGTGGCTGTGGCGATGACTGGCCGGCCTGTGGCGGTACCGGAACAGAATCATACTGGAATATGGCCAATGCTTTGTGGCTGGCGATTAATGATGGTCATAATCCAGCGCCAGGTTTGTTTGGCGAACCGCCGCTGGAAAAAAGAGTAGGTTTACCGACTGGATACCTGTATGAAATGGAAACTTTTGATGAAGTTCTTGAAGCCTTTAAAAAGCAGACTAAATTCTTTGTTAAGTGGCATGCCAGCTGTACCAATTCCTTTGAGTATGTAGCCAGGGAAGTTTTGCCGCTGCCATCAGTTTCAGCAACCATGACTGGTTGTATGGAACAGGGCAAAGACGTTATGTGGGGCGGTGCAAAATATAATTCAACAGGAATTGCAGGTGTGGCGATTGGAAATGTGGCAGATTGCCTGGGTATTATCAAGTACATGGTATATGATAAAAAACGCTGTACTGCCCGTGAACTCTATGATGCCCTTATTGCCAACTGGGAAGGTTATGAAGAACTGCACCAGATAATTATGTATGAAGCACCTCACTATGGTAATGGTGATCCGGAGATTGATTACTTCGCTAGATGGGCTGCTGATGTTTTTGCTGATGAAGTCAATGCCTGTACAGGACCGCGAGGGAAGTACAATGCCGGACTGTATCCGGTAACCACTAATATTATCTTCGAGAAAATGACGGCAGCTACTCCTGACGGCCGCTATGCTGGTGAACCCCTGGCAGACGGAATTTCCCCGGTTCAGCAAATGGATCAAAACGGACCGACGGCAGTGCTTAATTCAGTGGCAAATATTGATCAGAGTAAATATGCAAACGGAACCTTGCTTAATATGAAATTCCATCCAAGTTCTCTGAAGGGGGATGAAGGCGTCCTCAAGATGACAAATCTGGTTAAAACATACTTTGATATGGGTGGGATGGAAATGCAGACCAATGTTGTCAGTGTTGAAACATTGAGAGATGCGCAGAAAAACCCTGAAGATTATAAGAATCTTGTTGTGCGTGTCGCTGGTTTTAGTGCCTATTTCGTAGAAATGTACATTGAAAGTCAGAACGATCTGATTAGAAGAACTGAATTGGGAATGTAATACTTTCTTTGTGATTTAACTAAAAGCATTGGGGAAAAAACTGATTTACAAAAACTGCGTATTATGTTATTATGACTTCAATCAGATAAACCTTTGATTGAAAAGAGTAGTCTTTGAAAGATGCGTCAGTGAGTTGCAGGCAGTGGGAATGCAATGGTAATCGCTAAGATGAATGGATTCATGAGGGTGAAAAGAAAGGCTTCGGCCAAGTAATGTTCAACGGGGTTTCCGTCCGTTATCCCAGGAAAACGTATGTTAGTACGTCATGAGAGGGTGCTTTTAGCACTAATTAAGGTGGTACCGCAGATATTTAACTTCTGTCCTTTGTATATATAAGGACAGGAGTTTTTATTTTTCGCGAAAAATGAAGCCGGGTGAAGGGTGTTGATGTGCTGAGTGGGAGAAAGCTCGCTTTCGGACGCTTAGTACATCAACACCCTTCAGCGGGCGAAGCCCGCGACGAGTCGGAGCGATAGCTACGACGAGTGCCCTGCAGAATGTAACTTCCCTGCAAGTTTAAGGCTTACAAGCCCGAGACAGTCGGAGCGATAGCAGTGATGTGTGCCGGAAAAATTTTGGGAGCGCAAAACGCCTGATGAGGAGCACACTCTTTTTTATAATTGCAAGAAAGGCAGAAAATGACATATAGTGTAAACATATCAAATTACCGGGTGGGAGAAAGTGCCTATGATCAAGTTGTTGAAATCTGCACTCCCTATGGGAAGAAAGTGGCAGTGGTCATTGGAAACTATGGTTACTATCAAGCCAAACCATATCTTCAGGAGGAGCTTGAAAACGCTTGTCTGGAGTTATCCGACCCCATCTATTACGGCGGTAACTGTACCTATGAAAACATTGAAAAGCTTAAACGGGAAGAATCAGTTATTCAAGCAGATATGATTTTTGCGGTGGGCGGTGGACGAGTGGTCGATACGGTCAAATTCCTGGGAGAACAGGTTAAAAAGCCTGTCTTTGCTTTCCCGACTATTGCATCAAATTGCTCGCCCTGTACCAGTGTATCGATTATGTATGATCAAAGTGGCGCTTTTATCAGACCGGAATTTTTAAAAGATCCGCCGGTCTGTGCTTTTATTCATACAGGGCTTTTAGCCAAGGCCCCAGTCAAATATTTATGGGCGGGACTTGGCGATACCTATGCAAAATATTATGAAGCTTCAATTTCCGCTCGAGGGGACCAATTGGGCCATCCCTTGAGTTTAGGCGTTCATATCAGTAGACAGTGCGCCGAGTCAGTGCTGATGCATGGTATTGGTGCTTTGAAAGCCAATGAGATGGGTGTGGTCAGTGATGATTTTGAACAGGCGGCACTAACTATAATTGTTACAACGGCCTGGGTTTCAATTCTTGTTACCTTATCCCATACACCGGATTATAACAGCGGCCTGGCACATGCTATTTACTATACATTAACGACAGTACCAGGGTTTGATGAGGAGAAGCATCTTCATGGCGAAATGGTTGCCTTTGGCGTTCTGGTTCTTTTACTTGTTGACGGTCAGGAAGAAGAATTCAAGCGAGTCTATGCATTTAATAAAGAAGCTAAACTGCCTTGCTGTTTAGCAGAGCTGGAATTGGATATGAAAACTATGGATAAATATCTTAACACGATCACAAAAATGGGGGATATTAGCCATAATCCATATAAAATTACAGTGGAAATGTTGAGCGAAGCATTTTTAAAACTTGAAGCAATGAATTAATTGGCTGTCTGCAGTTTGAAATAATATCATTATTTTGGGCTGTCAGATGTCTGTTAAATAAAAAAAGGAGAAGAAGAAAATGAAAAAAGGATTTAAAAAGTTATTGGCACTGGTCATGATGGCGACGATGGTTGTCTCACTGGCAGCTTGTTCATCATCAAGTGACACATCAGGCAGTGATGGTGAAGTTTTAAAAGTTGGTGTGATTCAGATGATTGAAAATGGAGCTTTCGATGATATGCGCGACGGCTTTATCGATGAACTTAGAGCTCAGGGCTATACTGAAGATCAAATGGAAATTGTCGTTAAAAATGCTCAGGGTGATGCATCTACTTTAAATACCATTGCTCAGGAAATGGCAGATGGAAGCTATGATTTGGTTGCGACAATTGCTACCCCGGCTTCACAGGCTTTTGTCAATATGAAGTCTGAGACCCCACAGGTCTTTATCACGGTATCTGATCCGATCAAGGCTGGGATCTTAACGACGATGGAAGAACCTGATCATAATGCTACAGGGACCTCAAATCCTATTCCAATTGCTGATATCATTGACCTGTCTGTTGAACTGACACCTGGTATTTCTACTTTCGGAATTATCTATAATACCAGTGAGGTCAACTCAGTAAGTACCGTCAATAAAGCCAAAGAGCTGATGGAAGCTGGTGGCTATGCGGTTGAAGAAGCCGTTGTTACAAACTCTTCTGAAGTACAGCAGGCGATTGAAAGTCTTCTGACTCAGGTTGATGCTGTATTTATTCCAAACGACAGTGTTATTCAAAATGCGATGCCAACTGTTGCCGAAGCCGCTAAAAATGCAGGCAAACCGGTATACGGAAGCTCAGCCGTAATGGTTGATTCAGGTGCCCTGGCAACTGTTGCTATTGGTGACCGGGCGATCGGAGCACAATCCGCTAAAATGGCAGTTGAAATCTTAAACGGTAAAACTCCGGCAGAGATTCCTGCTATCTATATGGAAGCAACCGATACAGTGATCAATCAGACAACCGCAACTGCGATTGGGGTAACCATTCCAGAAGCGATTGCATCAGAGGCAACGATTGTTGAATAATCAGATGGGCGATATATTCACCTTTCAGATTAAATTCAAAGAGAGTGACATGGACTGAGCACGACAATTGATCCTATACTTGTAGCTTTAGGACATTGGTTAGTGTGGCGTTTCAGACACTACAGGGCGATTTTCAATCGCCCTTTTACCATTTTATTAAGGAGCACACTATGACATTAATTCTTGGTTCTCTGCAGCTGGGTCTGATTTACAGCCTGCTGGCGATGGGGATCTATATCAGTTTTCGAATTCTGAATACGCCGGATCTAACGGCAGAAGGAAGCTTTACCCTGGGGATGGCGGTTATGACGGTTTTTGTCGTGGCCGGACATCCTTTTGTGGGTATTATCTTTGCCTTGTTGGCCGGTTCTCTGGCCGGACTGGTAACCGCACTCTTGCAGACAAAGCTGAGAATCCCGCCGATTCTAGCAGGGATTTTAACCATGACCGGTCTTTATACCATTAATCTGATGGTTATGGGGGGATCTTCCAATGTGACGCTTTTGGGAGTCAATTCAGTATTTGATCTGATTGCCGGCCAGCTGCCTTTTGCCTATAATATTTCTAAAATTGTGGTTTCAGTATTCATTGCACTGCTGATGATTTTTCTGATGGTGCTCTTTTTTAAGACGAACTGCGGCTTGTGTATCAGGGCGATTGGTGATAATGAAAAGATGGCCAGAGCTTCATCAATGAACGTGGATGGTTATAAGATGATTGGACTAATGGTCAGCAATGGACTGATTGCCCTGTGCGGTGGCCTGATTGCCTGTGATCAGGGTTATGCGGATATGACTTCAGGTTCGGGTATGCTGGTAGTTGGTTTGGCTGCAGTTATTATAGGAGAAGCCTTTATCAGACGGCGAACTATCCTGGCGGGCATGATCAGTTGCGTTCTGGGATCGATTGTCTATCGTTTTATTCTGGCAGCTGCTATCAGCACCCGAATTTTCCCGGCCTATGCTATGAAGCTTTTGTCAGCTGTGATTGTTACAATCGCTTTGGCTATCCCAGCTGTTCGTTATTACCGGGAAAACTATGAACTGAAAAAGAGGGATGATCATGCTGGAAATTAAAAATCTGAAAAAACATTTTAAAAAAGAAGGCGGTATCGAAAATCATATCCTTAAAGGACTTGATCTGAATATGGAAAAGGGCGAGTTTGTCACTGTTCTGGGAAATAACGGAGCTGGTAAATCGACGCTTTTCAACTTGATTTCCGGAACCATCCTCTCAAATGACGGCAGTATTATTCTTGATCAGATCGATATCACTTTTCTGCCAGAACACAAGCGGTCAAAATTTATCGGTCGGGTGTTCCAGAGTCCGATGATGGGAACGGCACCTAATCTGACAGTGGCAGAAAATATGGCGTTGGCCTATGGAAGACAGAAACGGAAAAATTTAAACTGGGCCCTGACTAAAGATTTAAAGAAGCTGTTTTATCAGAAACTAAAAGAATCGGATATGGGGCTGGAGAATAAGATGGACAGCCCAATGAAGGATTTATCTGGTGGCCAGTGCCAGGTTGTAGCACTGGTAATGTGTACCATTAATCCGCCTAAACTGCTTCTTCTGGATGAACATACTGCCGCCCTGGATCCCAAGACGGCAGT
This genomic interval from Eubacteriaceae bacterium ES3 contains the following:
- a CDS encoding iron-containing alcohol dehydrogenase family protein codes for the protein MTYSVNISNYRVGESAYDQVVEICTPYGKKVAVVIGNYGYYQAKPYLQEELENACLELSDPIYYGGNCTYENIEKLKREESVIQADMIFAVGGGRVVDTVKFLGEQVKKPVFAFPTIASNCSPCTSVSIMYDQSGAFIRPEFLKDPPVCAFIHTGLLAKAPVKYLWAGLGDTYAKYYEASISARGDQLGHPLSLGVHISRQCAESVLMHGIGALKANEMGVVSDDFEQAALTIIVTTAWVSILVTLSHTPDYNSGLAHAIYYTLTTVPGFDEEKHLHGEMVAFGVLVLLLVDGQEEEFKRVYAFNKEAKLPCCLAELELDMKTMDKYLNTITKMGDISHNPYKITVEMLSEAFLKLEAMN
- a CDS encoding ABC transporter substrate-binding protein, with protein sequence MKKGFKKLLALVMMATMVVSLAACSSSSDTSGSDGEVLKVGVIQMIENGAFDDMRDGFIDELRAQGYTEDQMEIVVKNAQGDASTLNTIAQEMADGSYDLVATIATPASQAFVNMKSETPQVFITVSDPIKAGILTTMEEPDHNATGTSNPIPIADIIDLSVELTPGISTFGIIYNTSEVNSVSTVNKAKELMEAGGYAVEEAVVTNSSEVQQAIESLLTQVDAVFIPNDSVIQNAMPTVAEAAKNAGKPVYGSSAVMVDSGALATVAIGDRAIGAQSAKMAVEILNGKTPAEIPAIYMEATDTVINQTTATAIGVTIPEAIASEATIVE
- a CDS encoding ABC transporter permease, producing the protein MTLILGSLQLGLIYSLLAMGIYISFRILNTPDLTAEGSFTLGMAVMTVFVVAGHPFVGIIFALLAGSLAGLVTALLQTKLRIPPILAGILTMTGLYTINLMVMGGSSNVTLLGVNSVFDLIAGQLPFAYNISKIVVSVFIALLMIFLMVLFFKTNCGLCIRAIGDNEKMARASSMNVDGYKMIGLMVSNGLIALCGGLIACDQGYADMTSGSGMLVVGLAAVIIGEAFIRRRTILAGMISCVLGSIVYRFILAAAISTRIFPAYAMKLLSAVIVTIALAIPAVRYYRENYELKKRDDHAGN
- a CDS encoding ATP-binding cassette domain-containing protein, with translation MLEIKNLKKHFKKEGGIENHILKGLDLNMEKGEFVTVLGNNGAGKSTLFNLISGTILSNDGSIILDQIDITFLPEHKRSKFIGRVFQSPMMGTAPNLTVAENMALAYGRQKRKNLNWALTKDLKKLFYQKLKESDMGLENKMDSPMKDLSGGQCQVVALVMCTINPPKLLLLDEHTAALDPKTAVDVMEYTQKIVEEGGLTALMITHDLEDAISYGSRLIMMDGGVIAQDFSGEEKKNLTVEGLRTLYHLKE